The sequence GATCGCCCTGGCGCCCACGGGATTCGCCATGGCCCTGCCCGACGGATACGAGGCCCAGATTCGCCCGCGAAGCGGTCTGGCGGTGAAATTCGGAATCGGAATCATCAATTCGCCCGGAACCATCGACGCCGATTACCGGGGAGAGATCAAAATCGCGCTCATCAACCTGGGACAAGCCCCCTACACGGTGAAAAGGGGGGACCGAATCGCCCAGATGGTCATCCAAAAAACATGCCGGGCCCGGCTTGAGATCGCCGAAGAACTCGATGAGACCCAAAGAGGCCGGGGCGGCTTCGGCCACACGGGCGTGAAATGACCGGTCGCGCCCCCGGCGAGGGGGGTCTTTCCCTGTGCGTTCTGGCCAGCGGCAGCCGGGGAAACGCCGTGTATATTTCGGGCCGAAGGGCCTCGGTTCTCCTGGACGCCGGGCTTTCGGGGATTGAAATCCAGCGCCGCCTGTCCTCAAGGGGGATTGACCCGGCGGACATCGACGCCATCGTGGTGTCCCATGAGCATGACGATCACATCCGGGGAGCCGGGATTCTTTCCCGCCGCTTTGATATCCCGGTGTATATCACCCCCCGGACCCGCCGGGCCGCCGAAGGTCGCCTGGGGCGGGTCCACGCGTTCAAACCCTTTGAGACCGGGCGGGATTTTAAAATCGGGGATTTGACCTTCCAGCCCTTTTCCATTTCCCATGACGCCGAAGACCCGGCCGGGTTCGCGGTGTCTCAAAACGGGGCCAAAATCGGAATCGCCACGGACCTGGGCGCGGCCACGGCTCTGGTGAAAGAGCGTCTGAAGGGCTGCGCGGCCCTGGCGCTGGAGGCCAACCATGATCCGGCCATGCTCATGGAAGGCCCCTACCCCTGGCATATCAAACAAAGAATCAAAGGCCGGACCGGCCATCTTTCAAACGCCGCGGCCCGGGATCTGCTGGAGGAGATCAAACACCCGGGCCTTCGGCATGTGGTCCTGGCGCATTTGAGCGGAACCAACAACACGGCCTCCAAAGCCCTTGAGGAGGCCGCCAAGGCCCTTTCGGATGTGGACGCGAGGCTTTGCGCGGCCCGGCAGGACCTGTGCGGAGAGATGATCCGCGTGACCGGGGGGTCTTAAGGGCTCGCTCAATTCGAAGATTTTCCCAAAATAACATTTGACCTTTCGGCGCCCTGTTTGCTAAAAAGCTCCCCAAACGTATTTTTATTTATTAAAACCCGTAAGACCCCGCCAAAAAGCCCAAAGAGTCGGGGCCTTTTTGAAACAGCAAGGATGTTATGACCCCCAAACCCTCAAACCAAACCCAAAAACCATTGGCCCGAATCACGATTTTATCCGCCGTTCTTTTTTTCATGGCCGCCGCCCTTTTCCCCGCCCAATCCACAGCCGGGGAGAAAAAATCCAAAAATTCGCCGGCCGTTCAGGTGGACGACGCGGTTTCCGACGAGCTGTCCTATCTTCTTCAAATCGCCTCCCTTCCAAAGACCGAACAGGCGGCCTTTGATCCGGGCGCCGTTGAAAACCTTCTGAATTTTGTGCTGTCCGACAAAAAAGAGGCGCTGTATCACACGGGTAAAAAGAAATTCTCCAACCAGGCCTCGGCCTACCATGAGTTCGATATGGGCCGGGGCATGGAACGCCTGCTCAAGCTGTCCTACCACCCGGACATTCCGGGCTTCTCCCTGGCGCCGACATCCATGCGCGTCTCCCGCTGGATCGAAGAAGACGGGTCCCGGGAACGCATGACCGGAATATGGAAACATCTGGACGGCCTGGACCGGCCGGTGATTTTAAGGGGGACGGAACGGATCGTCAACACCCCGGATCAGTTCTCCGGGGGCTACTACGCCTATAACCTGAACCGAACGGTCATCCTGTTCAAACATCGGGGCAGAAATGTCCTGATCTCCCTTTCCAGGCAGCCTCATGTGTCCGACGTGGGCAGAATGGGCGTGGTGCTGGGACCTGATGAAAACTGGGATTACCTGTACTCCGGGAAAAAGGGCCTGACCCGGGCCGGCCTCGAATGGGTCCGCTCCTACATGTATGACTCCAGCGCGGCGGCGATTGTTTACGAAACCTCCCCGGGCCGGTGCCGCCACGCCCTTTTTAAATGGCTCAGGGCCGGATGGCTCAGGGCCAACGTGGTGAAGAAAAAACATATTTACCAGGGGCTCAAACGCTACGCGGGCGCCTTTAAAAAGATTGTGGAAAGCCCCTTTCTCCCCGACGCCCCGGAGCTGGCCGCCGCCTTTTCGGAAATTCGAAGCCTTTCCGAAAACGCTTTAAAGGAAAAAGCGCGGGTGTATCTGACACATCTGGAGAAAAAATACAGCCACGACAAGAAAGCCGCCCGCCAGCTTTCCCGGTTTTTGAAAGACCGGGACGCCTACCTGGCCCAAATGACAAAAGAGGAGATGCGTTCCATCCTGGTGGTGGAGCACATGAAAAAGGCGTTGAGGAGAACCCCTGTGGCGGCGGCTCACGGGCTTACCTATTAAATAACAGGGTCAAAAAGGGGGTCCATATGCGAGACACACACACCCATCCGGCGCCCATGTCCCGTCGGGACTTTATGCGCCTGTCATCCCTGGGGCTGGCGGGACTGGCCGCGGGATGCGCCACAAACCCGGTCACCGGCCAGAGCCAGCTCATGCTGCTTCCGGAAAGCGCGGAAATCTCACTGGACAAAAAAAATTCTCCCCATCAGTTTTCCGCCGACTACGGGGAGCTTCAGGACAAAGCGCTCAACCGGTACATATCGGACATGGGCCAAAAAATAGCGGCCCTGTCCCACCGCCCCCACATGCCCTATTCCTTCCGGGGAGTCAACGCCGCCTACGTCAACGCCTACGCGTTTCCGGGCGGAAGCGTGGCCGCCACCCGGGGCATTCTGCTTGTCCTTGAAAACGAGGCCGAGCTGGCCGGGCTTATGGGACATGAAATCGGCCATGTGAACGCCCGGCACACCGCCGAGCGCATGACCAAGGGCCTTTTGCTGACGGCCCTGATCCAGGGCGCGGCGCTGTACGCCGGGACCCGGGACGAAAGCGTCCAGGAAATCGTGACCGGGCTGGGGGGAATCGGCGCCGGAATGCTTCTGGCGAAATACAGCCGGGACGATGAGCGCCAGGCCGACGATCTGGGCATGAGATACATGGAGAAAGCCGGCTGGAACCCCAACGGGATGACGGGCCTCATGGAGCGTCTTTTGGCCATGTCCAGCGGAAAACCCAACGTCATCGAGCGGATGTTCTCCTCCCACCCCATGAGCCGGGAGCGGCGCGACCGGGCCAGGCAAAGCGCGGCGCGGCGTTATGGGGCCTGGCCCCGGGACTCCAGACTGGGAAAAGAGCGCTACATGGACCACACCGCGGGCTTAAGAAAAATAAAAGGCGCCGTTGAAAGCCTGTGGGAAGGCGAAAAGGAAATGGCGAAAAAACGCTACAGCCAGGCCGAGGCCCATTATGAAAAGGCGCTCAAAATCGCCCCGGACGACTACGCGGGCCTTTTGATGATGTCCAAATGCCAGCTGGCCCAAAAACGCCCGGAAGAGGCCCGCCGGTACGCCGAAAAAGCCAAAGCCGTGAACCCCGGCGAGCCCCAGGCCCTTCATGTGGACGGGCTGGGCAAGCTCATGGCCGGGCGTTTCCAGGCGGCCCACGCGGACTTCGCGGCCTATGAGCGGGCGCTTCCGGGAAACGCGGACACGATTTTTTTAAAAGCCAGGTCTCTGGAGGGCATGGGCGACACCCGGGCCTCGGCCCGGGAATACGCCCGGTTTCTTCAAAGCGCCAAAACCGGGGGCCAGGCCCGATACGCCCATCAGCGTCTTGTGGACTGGGGACACATTCAAAAACAATAAAAAAAACGGACGCGGAATTTTTTTGACGGGCCGGGCGGCGAACATACCATGAACACACAAGCGAAGGGCGCGTGGCTGATGTGCGGGGCAAGCGTCGCTTACTGCGTCATGTCCTCCCTCATTCGCGCGGACGCCGGGATGAGCCCGTATATCACGGCTTTTTTTCGTTTTTCCATCGGCATGGGCCTGCTCGGGGCGCTGGCCGTCTCCGGCGGGATCAAACTGAAATTCGTTCGCCACCCCCTGCTGATCTTTCGGGGCGTGGCCGGCGCCGTGGCGGTGTTCATCTGGTTTTTCTCCATCCAGAGCCTGGGCCTTGGAAAAGGAACGGTGATCTTTTACACCTACCCGGTTTTCGCCGGCCTTTTCAGCGCGGTCTTTTTAAAAGAAAGGCCCCGCCCCGTCCAATGGGCCGCCGCGGCCGCCTCTCTTTCGGGGGTCTTTTTGCTGGTCATGGGCGCCGATATTGCCAACCCCTCCCTCTACCGCGTGGGGATGAACGAAATCATCGCCCTTTCAGGGGCCATGACCGGGGGCCTGGCCGTGGTGTCCATCAAAAAACTGGTGGACACCGACTCATCGGTTTCCATCTACTTCGCCCAGTGCCTGGCGGGGTTCTGGCTGTTCATGGCGCCCGCCCACCTGTCCGGGGGCCCTTCCGGGTATCATGGATTTTTCCTGCTGATCTTAATCGGCCTCACCGCCACAGCCGGCCAGCTTCTGATGACCGAGGGATACCGCCGCCTGCCCGTGGCCACCGGCGCCCCTCTGGTGATGCTGGTCCCGGTTTTAAACCTGCTGACGGGCATGGCGTTTTTCAACGAGCCTTTCTCGCCGGTTGAAATATTCGGCGCGGCCGTTGTGGTGGCCTCCTGCTGCCTGCTGGCCTTTTACGACGCCCGAAAAAAACCGGCGAAAACCTGACCACCCGGGCGAAAAAAACCTCCCCGAAAGATCGGCCCTGTCCAAACAACCCTGACTTTTCTGACAAATTGGCCCCAAACAACCCCGACTTTTCTGACTTTTTGGGCCGAAACACCCTTGACTTTTCTGACAAATTTACCCAAAACAACCCTGACTTTTCTGACTTTTCATTCAAAAACCCATTGACTTTTAAAGGGCAGGCGCTAAATTCAAAGGGATGAAACGCGCCATTGACGACATTTTGAAAGAGTGGAAAGACAGCCGGACCCGCCAGCCTCTCCTGGTCCGGGGCGCCCGCCAGGTGGGCAAGACCCATTCCGTCACCGCTTTCGGCCGGGCCTGTTTTGACGGCATGGCGACGGTCAACTTTGAGGAGCGTCCGGAATTCGCCCGCTGCTTTTCCGATTTTGACCCCCGCGCCATAATCGACCGCCTGTCCGTGCTCACAGGCGCGGACATCACGCCGGGGCGGACATTGCTGTTTCTTGACGAGATACAGGACTGCCCGGAAGCCATCATGTCTTTGAGGTATTTTTATGAAAAAATGCCCCGGCTTCATGTCATCGGGGCGGGCTCTTTGATGGAATTCGCCCTGTCCTCAACCCGGTTTCGCATGCCGGTGGGACGGGTTCAAAGCGTGTATATGTTCCCCGTCTCATTTGATGGGTTTTTAGGCGCGCTGGGAGAGGACAAAATGCGGCGGTATCTTCGCGGCGTCCATCTGAAAGACGGCGTCGAAAAGACATTCAAATCGCGCCTGGAAAACCTTGCGCGCCGATATTTTTTCACCGGGGGCATGCCCGGCGTGGTGAGCGCCTTTTCCGACCGGGTTTCAGCCACCGAGATTCAGCGCCTGCAATCCGGCCTGATCATGACATACTCTGAGGATTTCGCCAAATACGCCTCAAAGGCCAAACATAAATACTTAAAAGACGTTTACCGAAACGCTCCCAGGATGGTCGGACGGCGCTACAAGTATTCCCATGTCAACCCCAATGTGGAGACGAAATTTCTGAAAGAGGCGCTTGACCTGCTCTGCGACGCCCGATGCCTGGCCAGAATACGCCACGCCTCCGGGGCCGGAACGCCCCTTTCCGCGAGCGCGGACGAGCGGAAATTCAAGATATCATTCCTGGATGTGGGCCTGATGCAGCGGGCCCTCCACACCCAGGAAAAAACGATCACAGGCGAGTCCATCATGACAATCAACGCCGGCGCGGCGGCGGAGCAGTTCGTGGCCCAGGAGCTTTTCGCCCGCCGGGACCCTTACTCGGAGCCCAGGCTTCATTTCTGGGTCCGGGAGGCCCGGGGAAGCGCCGCCGAAGTGGATTTTTTGATTGAAGAGGACGGCCTGGCCCTTCCCGTTGAGGTCAAATCCGGGGCCCGGGGCTCTTTGAAAAGCATGCGGCTTTTTTTAGACCGGTATCCGAAAACGCCCCTGGGAATTCGATATTCCATGCATGATCTTTCGTATTGCGACCGGCTTTTGTCCATTCCCCTGTATATGATCGGCCATACCGGACGGCTTTTAAGGGAATCTCTCGACAGTCGATAGGCCCCTTGTCATGCGCGCCACATATCCCGGCCGTTTCCCGTCTTTCCATTCGGGCATCCCTCCCCGGTCCACATAATCGATGAGTTCCTGAAAGGAGCCGGGGTCAAATTCAAACTCCCCGATCATGGCGCGGCGGGTCTCCGCATTGATGGAAAATGGAATTTGGGTTTCAACGGCGTGTTTTTCGATGATCCTGACGGCGGCGGCCCGGTTTTTCGCGCCGTCGGGCCGCTGTTTGAACGCGCCCGGGTCTTTGGGAAACGGGAACGCCTGGTAAAGCTCGCCTATAAATCCCCGGCGGCTGATCCCGGCGATGGCGCCCATGAGGTCCCCCCGGTCGACCGGGGAGGGGATGTCCCATCCGTCTAAAAAGACAGACGCGGGCTTTGGACCCCGGGCCGGCTCCAGGACCCCGTCGCAGACCAGATCCAGGACCCTGTCGCAAAAAAGATCGGCGAAGAAAAAATAACGCTCCAAAAGGAGCATGTCCACATCAATGTTGAAAAAACCAAAGGCGATCCGCCCCTGGTTAGAGGAATCAAAGGCCAAAGGCGCCATATTACTGTCTCCCCGCTCGCCCGGGATCGTGTCAAATAAAATCAAACCCCCAGGTATTTTTTTCGAATCTCCGGGTCTTTTTCAAGCTCTTCAATGGGGCCGGCGGCCCTGACCCGGCCGTTTTCCATCACATATCCCCGGTCGCTTAAGGCCAGGGCCGCCTTTAAGTTCTGCTCGGCCAGAAGAATGGTCATGCCCCGCTTTTTCAAAAGCCCGATCCGCTGGATGAGCGTCTCCACCACAATGGGCGCCAGGCCCTCGGCCGGCTCGTCCAGGAGCAGAAAATCCGGGTTGGTCACAAGCGCCCGCCCAATGGCCAGCATCTGCTGCTCTCCCCCGCTTAAAAAAGAGGCCTTTCGCGAGTCAATGGCTTTGAGCGCCGGGAAAAAATCAAGCGCCGCCGCCTTGTCCCATTCTTTTCCCCCGGCCCCGGCTCTTTCCGATATCTCCAGGTTTTCCCCCACCGTGAGGTCCGCGAACACCCGGCGGTCCCCCGGAACATAGCCGATTCCCATCCGCGCGATTTTGTGGGGTTTTTCGCCGGCGATCTCTTTTCCCTTGAAAAGGATGGAGCCGCTTTCAGGAGGGGCGATGCCCATGACGCTTTTCATCGCCGCGCTTTTCCCGGCGCCGTTTCTTCCCATCAGACACACCGTCTCGCCCTTTTCCACCTTTAAAGACACGTCGAAAAGGATGTGGCTCAAACCGTAACAGGTGTGTATTTTTTTAACTTCCAGCAAACGCCTCTCCTCCCAGGTAAGCGCTTTGAACCCGGCTGTTTTTTCGAATCTCCCCAGGGGTCCCCTGGGCGATGGTCTCTCCTCCGGCCATGGCCATGATCTCATGGGCCATTGAAAAAACCAGGTCGATGTCATGCTCGCAGAACAAAACGGCCAGCCCCATCTCCTCCGACATCCGCCTGATAAGCGTCATGGCCCGGGCCGTCTCCTCAGACGACATGCCGGCCGTGGGCTCGTCGAAAATCAGAAGCTCGGGGGCGGAGCCCAGGGCCATGGCCATCTCCAGAACCTTGTGGTCCCCGTGGGAAAGCTCGGCGCCTGTTTTTTTCGCCTTGTCCGACAATCCCGTTTTTTCTAAAATGTCGGCGGTTTCCTCCCTCGCCATGCGCCGGGCCGGGGAAAACAGTGTCCAGGTCTTTTTCAGGCGGGCCAACACCGCGATCTGGACGTTTTCAAACACCGTGAGCCGGGGAAAAAGCCGGGGAACCTGGAAGGACCGGCCGATCCCGGCCCGGCAGACACGGTGGGGCGCAAGCCCGGCGATGTTCCGGCCCTTGAGCCGAATCTCCCCGGAATCCGGCGCCGACATGCCCGTGATCAAATCAAAAAGAGTGGTCTTCCCGGCCCCGTTGGGGCCGATGACCGCCGTCACCCGGCCCTTTTCCACCCGAACCCGGGCGTTTTTCACCGCCGCGAATCCGTCAAAGGATTTACAAACGCCTTTCGCCTCAAGAATGGGGGATGGGGTCACGGCTGCTCTCCTTTTCGGCGTGTCTCTTTTTTCCAAACCATCCCATTTTCTCAAACCATCCCAAAAACCCCTCGGGCATAAACACAATCACAAAAATCAAAATGCCCCCCAGGATCGATGTCCAGTATTCGGTGTAAATGCCGGCGAATGTCCGCAAAAAGACAATGAAGGCGGCCCCGAAAACAGGCCCCCAGAAGGTTCGCCACCCGCCCAGGAGACACATGATCAGCGCCTCCAGGGACAGGGTCCAGAACAGAAGGTCGGGAAAAACCGAGCCCTCCGCCACCACGAAAAGCATGCCCGCGATTCCGGCGAGCGTCCCGGCGATGACCAGCGCCGCCAGCCTCACCCCCTGAACATTCACCCCCACGGCCGCGCATCGCTCCGGGTTGTCCCGAACCCCCTGGAGGGTTTTTCCAAAAGGGGAGCGGATGATCCGGTAAAGAATGAAAAGGGAGAAAGCCGAGACCGCCAGGGCGAAACAGTACCCCCCTCTCACTGAGGACAGGGCGTCCGGCAGGGGAATCCCGTGGATCCCGTCATCTCCCCCGGTGAAGGAGTACCAGCGGTACACCACGACCCAGACCAGGGAGCCCAAAGAAATCTGGAGCATGCCGAAGTACAGTTTGGACACCCGGGCGCACACGATTCCCATCAAGAGGCTCAAAAGCCCGGCGAAAACCGGCGCCGCCGCAAAGGCGGCCCAGGCCCAGGCGCCCGCCCCGGCGTGTTTGAGGGTCAGGGCAAAGGCGTAGGCTCCGGCGCCGTAAAACACCGCGTGGTGAAACTGGTACATGCCGCCAAAACCCAAAGGCAGGTTCAGACTCGCGGCGAAAAGGCCGGTGGCGAACGTCAGCGCCAGGATATAGATATAAAACCGGGGCGCGAACAAAGGGAAAAGCGCCAGAAAAATCAACATCCCGGCCAGGAGCCCGTGTTTTTTTCCCATTTCCATGATCCGGGTCATATCCATTCCCCCGCTTTTTTCACCACACGGATTTCAAAAGCCCTTTCGGGCGCGCCAGAAGAATCACGATCACCGCCACATAGGGGAACACAATGGCGAACCGGGGCCAGATCAGGATGCCGACGGCGTCTGTGAGGCCGAAGATCAGCGCCCCCAGAAGGGCCCCCCATATGTTGCCCAGCCCGCCCACGATCACGATCAAAAACGCCTCCATGATGATGGAATGGTCCATCCCCTGGGTGATGTTCTGCATGGGCGCCACCAGCGCCCCTCCCAGGCCGGCCAGAAAGCAC is a genomic window of Candidatus Desulfarcum epimagneticum containing:
- a CDS encoding conserved hypothetical protein (Evidence 4 : Unknown function but conserved in other organisms), with protein sequence MAPLAFDSSNQGRIAFGFFNIDVDMLLLERYFFFADLFCDRVLDLVCDGVLEPARGPKPASVFLDGWDIPSPVDRGDLMGAIAGISRRGFIGELYQAFPFPKDPGAFKQRPDGAKNRAAAVRIIEKHAVETQIPFSINAETRRAMIGEFEFDPGSFQELIDYVDRGGMPEWKDGKRPGYVARMTRGLSTVERFP
- a CDS encoding conserved hypothetical protein (Evidence 4 : Unknown function but conserved in other organisms), producing MKRAIDDILKEWKDSRTRQPLLVRGARQVGKTHSVTAFGRACFDGMATVNFEERPEFARCFSDFDPRAIIDRLSVLTGADITPGRTLLFLDEIQDCPEAIMSLRYFYEKMPRLHVIGAGSLMEFALSSTRFRMPVGRVQSVYMFPVSFDGFLGALGEDKMRRYLRGVHLKDGVEKTFKSRLENLARRYFFTGGMPGVVSAFSDRVSATEIQRLQSGLIMTYSEDFAKYASKAKHKYLKDVYRNAPRMVGRRYKYSHVNPNVETKFLKEALDLLCDARCLARIRHASGAGTPLSASADERKFKISFLDVGLMQRALHTQEKTITGESIMTINAGAAAEQFVAQELFARRDPYSEPRLHFWVREARGSAAEVDFLIEEDGLALPVEVKSGARGSLKSMRLFLDRYPKTPLGIRYSMHDLSYCDRLLSIPLYMIGHTGRLLRESLDSR
- a CDS encoding conserved exported hypothetical protein (Evidence 4 : Unknown function but conserved in other organisms); this translates as MTPKPSNQTQKPLARITILSAVLFFMAAALFPAQSTAGEKKSKNSPAVQVDDAVSDELSYLLQIASLPKTEQAAFDPGAVENLLNFVLSDKKEALYHTGKKKFSNQASAYHEFDMGRGMERLLKLSYHPDIPGFSLAPTSMRVSRWIEEDGSRERMTGIWKHLDGLDRPVILRGTERIVNTPDQFSGGYYAYNLNRTVILFKHRGRNVLISLSRQPHVSDVGRMGVVLGPDENWDYLYSGKKGLTRAGLEWVRSYMYDSSAAAIVYETSPGRCRHALFKWLRAGWLRANVVKKKHIYQGLKRYAGAFKKIVESPFLPDAPELAAAFSEIRSLSENALKEKARVYLTHLEKKYSHDKKAARQLSRFLKDRDAYLAQMTKEEMRSILVVEHMKKALRRTPVAAAHGLTY
- a CDS encoding Branched-chain amino acid ABC transporter permease, producing the protein MTRIMEMGKKHGLLAGMLIFLALFPLFAPRFYIYILALTFATGLFAASLNLPLGFGGMYQFHHAVFYGAGAYAFALTLKHAGAGAWAWAAFAAAPVFAGLLSLLMGIVCARVSKLYFGMLQISLGSLVWVVVYRWYSFTGGDDGIHGIPLPDALSSVRGGYCFALAVSAFSLFILYRIIRSPFGKTLQGVRDNPERCAAVGVNVQGVRLAALVIAGTLAGIAGMLFVVAEGSVFPDLLFWTLSLEALIMCLLGGWRTFWGPVFGAAFIVFLRTFAGIYTEYWTSILGGILIFVIVFMPEGFLGWFEKMGWFGKKRHAEKESSRDPIPHS
- a CDS encoding MBL fold metallo-hydrolase, which codes for MTGRAPGEGGLSLCVLASGSRGNAVYISGRRASVLLDAGLSGIEIQRRLSSRGIDPADIDAIVVSHEHDDHIRGAGILSRRFDIPVYITPRTRRAAEGRLGRVHAFKPFETGRDFKIGDLTFQPFSISHDAEDPAGFAVSQNGAKIGIATDLGAATALVKERLKGCAALALEANHDPAMLMEGPYPWHIKQRIKGRTGHLSNAAARDLLEEIKHPGLRHVVLAHLSGTNNTASKALEEAAKALSDVDARLCAARQDLCGEMIRVTGGS
- a CDS encoding ABC transporter ATP-binding protein, with translation MTPSPILEAKGVCKSFDGFAAVKNARVRVEKGRVTAVIGPNGAGKTTLFDLITGMSAPDSGEIRLKGRNIAGLAPHRVCRAGIGRSFQVPRLFPRLTVFENVQIAVLARLKKTWTLFSPARRMAREETADILEKTGLSDKAKKTGAELSHGDHKVLEMAMALGSAPELLIFDEPTAGMSSEETARAMTLIRRMSEEMGLAVLFCEHDIDLVFSMAHEIMAMAGGETIAQGTPGEIRKNSRVQSAYLGGEAFAGS
- a CDS encoding conserved membrane hypothetical protein (Evidence 4 : Unknown function but conserved in other organisms) is translated as MNTQAKGAWLMCGASVAYCVMSSLIRADAGMSPYITAFFRFSIGMGLLGALAVSGGIKLKFVRHPLLIFRGVAGAVAVFIWFFSIQSLGLGKGTVIFYTYPVFAGLFSAVFLKERPRPVQWAAAAASLSGVFLLVMGADIANPSLYRVGMNEIIALSGAMTGGLAVVSIKKLVDTDSSVSIYFAQCLAGFWLFMAPAHLSGGPSGYHGFFLLILIGLTATAGQLLMTEGYRRLPVATGAPLVMLVPVLNLLTGMAFFNEPFSPVEIFGAAVVVASCCLLAFYDARKKPAKT
- the livF gene encoding leucine/isoleucine/valine transporter subunit; ATP-binding component of ABC superfamily (Evidence 2a : Function from experimental evidences in other organisms; PubMedId : 14702302, 2195019; Product type t : transporter), which gives rise to MLEVKKIHTCYGLSHILFDVSLKVEKGETVCLMGRNGAGKSAAMKSVMGIAPPESGSILFKGKEIAGEKPHKIARMGIGYVPGDRRVFADLTVGENLEISERAGAGGKEWDKAAALDFFPALKAIDSRKASFLSGGEQQMLAIGRALVTNPDFLLLDEPAEGLAPIVVETLIQRIGLLKKRGMTILLAEQNLKAALALSDRGYVMENGRVRAAGPIEELEKDPEIRKKYLGV
- the dut gene encoding Deoxyuridine 5'-triphosphate nucleotidohydrolase — translated: MATRRLVCYVPSMNQKKKTPGHGPGPFIRMLRVDPDANADIPLPRYMTRRSSGMDLRAAVKEDLTLQKGEIALAPTGFAMALPDGYEAQIRPRSGLAVKFGIGIINSPGTIDADYRGEIKIALINLGQAPYTVKRGDRIAQMVIQKTCRARLEIAEELDETQRGRGGFGHTGVK
- a CDS encoding Peptidase M48 Ste24p; translation: MRDTHTHPAPMSRRDFMRLSSLGLAGLAAGCATNPVTGQSQLMLLPESAEISLDKKNSPHQFSADYGELQDKALNRYISDMGQKIAALSHRPHMPYSFRGVNAAYVNAYAFPGGSVAATRGILLVLENEAELAGLMGHEIGHVNARHTAERMTKGLLLTALIQGAALYAGTRDESVQEIVTGLGGIGAGMLLAKYSRDDERQADDLGMRYMEKAGWNPNGMTGLMERLLAMSSGKPNVIERMFSSHPMSRERRDRARQSAARRYGAWPRDSRLGKERYMDHTAGLRKIKGAVESLWEGEKEMAKKRYSQAEAHYEKALKIAPDDYAGLLMMSKCQLAQKRPEEARRYAEKAKAVNPGEPQALHVDGLGKLMAGRFQAAHADFAAYERALPGNADTIFLKARSLEGMGDTRASAREYARFLQSAKTGGQARYAHQRLVDWGHIQKQ